One Salmo salar chromosome ssa01, Ssal_v3.1, whole genome shotgun sequence DNA window includes the following coding sequences:
- the LOC106611846 gene encoding Usher syndrome type-1G protein homolog — MNDKYHRAARDGYLDLLREATRKELNAPDEDGMTPTLWAAYHGNLDALRLIVGRGGDQDKCDIWGNTPLHLAAANGHHNCLSFLVSFGANVWCLDNDYHTPLDMAATKSHMDCVRYLDSIAAKQSALNPKLVSKLKDRAFRMAERRIKDCVKMQQKHHQRMERKFLKESVASDNSDAMSFTSYNSSSTLNRKLPQFNTLTSNMPYSQATLHSTAKGRTKIQKKLEKKKQVDGTFKIYEDGRKSVRSLSGLQLGQDVMFLKQGTYANSKDRSRLNIRDMFPHHGNNHDHHDDYDDDCADTISHISRAISDPGLHEAAYSEISADSGRDSLFTRPGLGTMVFRRNYVSGGLFGIGARDKGSVAGSEPIGRAPNVHLRGHLQRRQPSLDDAIEMDSIGSALSLQERHLQELPWEEADVGLDEELEPENGPLETFLASQSLGEFMPIFRKEKIDLEALLLCSDQDLTSIHIPLGPRKKLLEACKRRLDTLEEPEGIEDTDL, encoded by the exons ATGAACGACAAGTACCACCGGGCGGCCCGGGATGGCTACCTGGACCTACTCAGAGAGGCCACTCGGAAGGAGCTGAATGCGCCTGATGAAGATGGAATGACACCGACTTTATGGGCTGCGTACCACGGCAACCTTGACGCGCTCCGGCTTATTGTGGGAAGAGG aggtGACCAGGACAAGTGTGATATCTGGGGCAACACTCCGCTCCACCTGGCCGCCGCCAACGGCCACCACAACTGCCTATCCTTCCTGGTGTCATTCGGAGCCAACGTGTGGTGCCTGGATAATGACTACCACACGCCCCTCGACATGGCCGCCACCAAGAGCCACATGGACTGTGTCCGGTACCTGGACTCCATCGCCGCCAAGCAGTCGGCCCTCAACCCCAAG CTGGTGAGCAAGCTGAAAGACAGAGCATTCCGCATGGCGGAGAGGAGGATAAAGGACTGTGTGAAGATGCAGCAGAAACACCACCAGCGGATGGAGAGGAAGTTCCTGAAGGAGAGTGTAGCATCGGATAACTCAGATGCCATGAGCTTCACTAGTTATAACAGCAGCAGCACGCTCAACCGCAAACTTCCTCAGTTCAACACTCTCACTTCCAATATGCCATACTCACAG gccACTCTTCACTCCACAGCCAAGGGTAGGACCAAGATTCAGAAGAAGCTAGAGAAGAAGAAACAGGTGGACGGCACCTTCAAGATCTACGAGGATGGGAGGAAGAGTGTACGCTCGCTGTCTGGCCTTCAGCTTGGCCAGGACGTCATGTTCCTCAAGCAG GGCACCTATGCCAACTCCAAGGACCGCTCGCGTCTCAACATCCGGGACATGTTCCCTCACCACGGCAACAACCACGATCACCATGACGATTATGACGACGACTGTGCGGACACCATCTCCCACATCTCCCGTGCCATAAGCGACCCGGGCCTTCACGAGGCAGCCTACTCTGAGATCAGCGCCGACTCAGGCCGCGACTCTTTGTTCACCCGGCCAGGTCTCGGAACCATGGTGTTCCGACGGAACTACGTATCCGGCGGTCTCTTCGGCATCGGAGCCCGGGACAAGGGTTCTGTGGCTGGCAGTGAACCCATAGGCCGGGCCCCTAACGTTCATCTCCGTGGCCACCTCCAACGTCGCCAACCCAGCCTGGACGATGCAATAGAGATGGACAGCATCGGCAGTGCCCTGAGCCTCCAGGAGAGGCACCTACAGGAGCTGCCCTGGGAGGAGGCTGATGTGGGCCTGGACGAGGAGCTGGAGCCTGAGAACGGACCACTGGAGACCTTCCTGGCCTCCCAGAGCCTGGGGGAGTTCATGCCCATCTTCAGGAAGGAGAAAATCGACCTGGAGGCCCTACTGCTCTGCTCGGACCAGGACCTGACCTCCATACACATCCCCCTTGGACCTAGGAAGAAGCTACTAGAGGCCTGTAAGAGACGGTTGGACACCCTGGAGGAACCAGAGGGCATCGAGGACACTGATCTCTGA